The genomic region CAAACAGGATGATATCACCGCGACCATTGAGGATGGTCATATTTCCTGCACCATGGTGCATCTGGCCAATGCCTCGTATCGCCTGGGCCGGACGCTGAATTTCGATCCGGTCAAGGAACAGGTCATCAATGACCCTGAGGCGAACCGTTTGTTGCGCGAAGCGGATCGTGGGTATCGGAAGGGATTTCGCATTCCGAAGAACTTTTAGCGCTCCTGCGCCCAGGCCGCCTCACTCTGGGCATTGTGATAAAAGAGACCTGGAAGAGGAACTGCTGCCGGCGAAAGAGATAACGCGGGCGAGGGGAACGGGGCAGAAGGGCTGTCTACGTTGCTGCAGCCAAGCGCTCGTGGGTCTGCAGGAGTTGAAGTGGTGAACTGACTGATCAAGCCTCACTGGTTCATACGGTGAGGGTTTGGCAATTCCGCCGGCGGCCATGGAGGAGCTCGAACGGAATCTTGTCCAGCAGGCCCTGGCGCAGTTTAACGGCAGCCAGCGGAAAACAACGGTGGCCCTCGGCCTGTCGGAGCCCAACCTGCGCTATCGGATTAAAAAATTGGGGCTGAACAAAAAGAGGGTGTATTGCGGTTGTGGGCTTTGAGCGCGGTAGGGAAAGACGGGGATTCACAGCGTTTAAGGCGCTGCGGCCTGTTCAAGGTTAAGGTTGCCGAATGTGGGATGTTTTTTATTAGCCGGGGAATTTTTTTTCGATAAAGCGGCAGAGAAACGCGGTGGTCTCCTCCACGCCGAGAACCGAAGAGTTGATGCAAAGGTCATAGGAATCCGCTGCGCCCCACTGCTTGTCGGTGAAATAGTTATAGTACGCCGCCCGCTTTTTATCCGTCTTTTCGATGCTCTCGCGGGCTTTTTTCTCGGTGAGTGACTGGATGCGCATGATGCGCTGGATACGGTCCTCCATGGCGGCACTGATAAAAAAGTTCAGGCAGTGCGGGAAATCCTTGAGCACATAATCCGCGCAGCGTCCAATAAAAACCGCGGACGCTTTGGCCGCCAGTTCGCGGATCACATTACTTTGCATCTGGAACAGGGCTTCGTTGCTTAAATAGGCTCCTGCGGTTCCATCCTCAACCAGGGCGCCATAGTGGCCAAGGATTCCGCTGAAAAGACTGCGCCCTTTCTCCTCGTCCGCTTGTTCGAAAAATTCCTTCCCCAACCCGCTTTTCTGCGCTGCGATTTGAATGAGCTCCCGGTCGTAAAATGCAAGGCCCAGCCGGGCGGCGATCTTTTCTCCGATCTCTCGGCCGCCGCTGCCGACCTGGCGGCCTATGGTGATGATGATTTTTCCTTCCACGCGG from bacterium harbors:
- a CDS encoding cytidylate kinase-like family protein; translated protein: MEGKIIITIGRQVGSGGREIGEKIAARLGLAFYDRELIQIAAQKSGLGKEFFEQADEEKGRSLFSGILGHYGALVEDGTAGAYLSNEALFQMQSNVIRELAAKASAVFIGRCADYVLKDFPHCLNFFISAAMEDRIQRIMRIQSLTEKKARESIEKTDKKRAAYYNYFTDKQWGAADSYDLCINSSVLGVEETTAFLCRFIEKKFPG